A portion of the Kineosporia corallincola genome contains these proteins:
- the rplV gene encoding 50S ribosomal protein L22 produces MEAKAQARYVRVTPMKARRVVDLIRGKQAPQAIAVLEFAPQAASEPVLKVVQSAIANARVKAAAASEAFDERTLVIQEAYVDEGPTLKRFRPRAQGRAYRIRKRTSHITVVVGPAEKKSGAQPAAANGGTR; encoded by the coding sequence ATGGAAGCCAAGGCGCAGGCGCGGTACGTCCGTGTCACGCCCATGAAGGCCCGCCGCGTCGTCGACCTCATCCGTGGGAAGCAGGCGCCGCAGGCGATTGCCGTGCTGGAGTTCGCTCCGCAGGCCGCCAGCGAACCCGTGCTCAAGGTCGTGCAGAGCGCGATCGCGAACGCCCGGGTGAAGGCCGCCGCCGCGTCCGAGGCGTTCGACGAGCGCACCCTGGTGATCCAGGAGGCGTACGTTGACGAGGGCCCGACGCTCAAGCGGTTCCGGCCGCGGGCGCAGGGCCGGGCGTATCGGATCCGCAAGCGGACCAGCCACATCACCGTTGTGGTCGGCCCGGCCGAGAAGAAGAGCGGCGCTCAGCCCGCCGCCGCGAATGGAGGGACCCGCTAG
- the rpsC gene encoding 30S ribosomal protein S3 yields MGQKVNPHGFRLGITTEHKSRWFADSTKGGQRYRDYVKEDVAIRKLMSKGMERAGISRVEIERTRDRVRVDIHTARPGIVIGRRGAEADRIRGELEKLTGKQVQLNILEVKNPEVDAQLVAQGIAEQLASRVSFRRAMRKGMQSSLRAGAKGIRVQCSGRLGGAEMSRSEFYREGRVPLHTLRANIDYGLYEARTTFGRIGVKVWIYKGDITSRELAREQAAAPPRGPRRDGPGGRAQRPSRRRPQQQQSADSAPAAEAPAASAPAADAGTGTEA; encoded by the coding sequence GTGGGACAGAAGGTCAACCCGCACGGGTTCCGCCTGGGCATCACCACTGAGCACAAGAGCCGGTGGTTCGCCGACAGCACCAAGGGTGGGCAGCGGTACCGCGACTACGTGAAGGAAGACGTCGCGATCCGCAAGCTCATGTCCAAGGGCATGGAGCGGGCCGGCATCAGCCGCGTCGAGATCGAGCGCACCCGTGACCGGGTTCGCGTCGACATCCACACCGCCCGTCCGGGCATCGTCATCGGTCGCCGTGGCGCCGAGGCCGACCGGATCCGTGGCGAGCTGGAGAAGCTCACCGGCAAGCAGGTTCAGCTGAACATCCTCGAGGTGAAGAACCCCGAGGTCGACGCTCAGCTGGTCGCCCAGGGCATCGCCGAGCAGCTGGCGAGCCGCGTGTCCTTCCGTCGTGCGATGCGCAAGGGCATGCAGTCCTCGCTCCGCGCCGGCGCCAAGGGCATCCGGGTCCAGTGCTCGGGCCGTCTCGGCGGCGCCGAGATGAGCCGGTCGGAGTTCTACCGCGAGGGCCGTGTGCCGCTGCACACGCTCCGCGCGAACATCGACTACGGCCTGTACGAGGCCCGCACCACGTTCGGCCGTATCGGCGTGAAGGTGTGGATCTACAAGGGCGACATCACCAGCCGCGAGCTCGCTCGTGAGCAGGCTGCGGCCCCGCCGCGTGGCCCGCGTCGTGACGGCCCGGGTGGCCGCGCGCAGCGTCCGTCGCGTCGTCGTCCGCAGCAGCAGCAGTCCGCTGACAGCGCTCCCGCCGCCGAGGCGCCCGCGGCGTCCGCGCCGGCCGCTGACGCGGGTACCGGAACGGAGGCCTGA
- the rpsS gene encoding 30S ribosomal protein S19: MPRSLKKGPFVDDHLQKKVDAQNEKGTKNVIRTWSRRSMIVPDMLGHTIAVHDGRKHVPVFVTESMIGHKLGEFAPTRTFRGHEKDDRKGRRR; this comes from the coding sequence ATGCCTCGCAGTCTGAAGAAGGGTCCCTTCGTCGACGACCACCTCCAGAAGAAGGTGGACGCTCAGAACGAGAAGGGGACCAAGAACGTCATCCGGACCTGGTCCCGGCGCTCGATGATCGTGCCCGACATGCTCGGTCACACGATCGCCGTGCACGACGGCCGCAAGCACGTCCCGGTGTTCGTCACCGAGTCGATGATCGGTCACAAGCTGGGCGAGTTCGCCCCCACCCGCACGTTCCGCGGACACGAGAAGGACGACCGCAAGGGCCGTCGGCGCTGA
- the rplW gene encoding 50S ribosomal protein L23 translates to MGGVHKDPRDILLAPVVSEKSYTLLDEGKYTFLVDPSANKTEIKIAVETVFGVKVAAVNTANRQGKTRRTRNGIGKRKDTKRAIITLSEGTIDIFGGPVS, encoded by the coding sequence ATCGGAGGCGTCCACAAGGACCCGCGCGACATCCTGCTGGCGCCGGTCGTCTCGGAGAAGAGCTACACGCTCCTGGACGAGGGCAAGTACACCTTCCTCGTCGACCCGAGCGCGAACAAGACCGAGATCAAGATCGCGGTCGAGACGGTCTTCGGGGTCAAGGTTGCCGCTGTGAACACCGCCAACCGGCAGGGCAAGACCCGCCGCACGCGGAACGGCATCGGTAAGCGCAAGGACACCAAGCGCGCCATCATCACGCTCAGCGAAGGCACCATCGACATCTTCGGCGGGCCGGTCTCCTGA
- the rplP gene encoding 50S ribosomal protein L16, with protein sequence MLIPRRVKYRKQHHPGRSGMSKGGNAVTFGEWGIQALEPAYVTNRQIESARIAITRHIRRGGKVWINIYPDRPLTKKPAETRMGSGKGSPEWWVANVKPGRVMFELSFPTEKVAKEALTRAIHKLPMKCRIVRREGGES encoded by the coding sequence ATGCTGATCCCGCGTCGGGTCAAGTACCGCAAGCAGCACCACCCCGGTCGCTCCGGCATGTCGAAGGGCGGCAACGCCGTCACCTTCGGCGAATGGGGCATCCAGGCTCTGGAGCCCGCGTACGTCACCAACCGGCAGATCGAGTCCGCTCGTATCGCCATCACCCGTCACATCCGTCGTGGCGGCAAGGTCTGGATCAACATCTACCCGGACCGCCCGCTGACGAAGAAGCCGGCCGAGACCCGCATGGGTTCCGGTAAGGGTTCCCCGGAGTGGTGGGTCGCGAACGTCAAGCCCGGTCGCGTGATGTTCGAACTCTCGTTCCCGACTGAGAAGGTGGCGAAGGAGGCCCTGACCCGGGCCATCCACAAGCTGCCGATGAAGTGCCGGATCGTCCGGCGCGAAGGCGGTGAAAGCTGA
- the tuf gene encoding elongation factor Tu, whose amino-acid sequence MAKAKFERTKPHVNIGTIGHIDHGKTTLTAAISKVLHGKYPELNPDTQAFDQIDKAPEERQRGITISIAHIEYQTETRHYAHVDCPGHADYIKNMITGAAQMDGAILVVAATDGPMPQTREHVLLARQVGVPYIVVALNKSDMVDDPEIMELVELEVRELLSSYNFPGDDLPVVQVSALKALEGDPEWSEKLLELMAAVDESIPEPQRDTEKPFLMPIEDVFTITGRGTVVTGKVERGVLKTNETVEIVGIKDKSTTTTVTAIEMFRKTLDEAMAGENCGLLLRGIKREDVERGQVVVKPGSITPHTEFEANVYILSKDEGGRHTPFYDSYRPQFYFRTTDVTGVVKLPEGTEMVMPGDNTEMSVSLIQPIAMEDGLLFAIREGGRTVGSGRVTKILK is encoded by the coding sequence GTGGCGAAGGCGAAGTTCGAGCGGACTAAGCCGCACGTCAACATCGGCACCATTGGTCACATTGACCACGGTAAGACGACGCTGACTGCTGCGATCAGCAAGGTTCTGCACGGCAAGTACCCGGAGCTGAACCCGGACACCCAGGCGTTCGACCAGATCGACAAGGCGCCCGAAGAGCGTCAGCGTGGTATCACGATCTCGATCGCTCACATCGAGTACCAGACCGAGACGCGTCACTACGCGCACGTCGACTGCCCGGGTCACGCCGACTACATCAAGAACATGATCACCGGTGCGGCCCAGATGGACGGCGCCATCCTCGTGGTGGCGGCGACCGACGGCCCCATGCCGCAGACCCGTGAGCACGTGCTGCTCGCGCGTCAGGTCGGTGTGCCCTACATCGTCGTGGCCCTGAACAAGTCCGACATGGTGGACGACCCGGAGATCATGGAGCTCGTCGAGCTCGAGGTCCGGGAGCTGCTCTCCTCGTACAACTTCCCGGGTGACGACCTGCCGGTCGTCCAGGTCTCCGCGCTGAAGGCGCTGGAGGGCGACCCGGAGTGGTCCGAGAAGCTGCTCGAGCTGATGGCCGCCGTGGACGAGTCGATCCCGGAGCCGCAGCGCGACACCGAGAAGCCGTTCCTGATGCCGATCGAAGACGTCTTCACGATCACCGGTCGTGGCACCGTCGTCACCGGCAAGGTGGAGCGCGGCGTGCTCAAGACCAACGAGACCGTCGAGATCGTCGGTATCAAGGACAAGAGCACCACGACCACGGTCACCGCCATCGAGATGTTCCGCAAGACTCTCGACGAGGCCATGGCCGGCGAGAACTGCGGTCTGCTCCTGCGTGGTATCAAGCGCGAGGACGTCGAGCGCGGCCAGGTCGTCGTGAAGCCGGGCTCGATCACTCCCCACACGGAGTTCGAGGCCAACGTCTACATCCTGTCCAAGGATGAGGGCGGCCGGCACACGCCGTTCTACGACTCCTACCGTCCGCAGTTCTACTTCCGGACGACGGACGTCACGGGCGTCGTGAAGCTCCCCGAGGGCACCGAGATGGTCATGCCCGGTGACAACACCGAGATGTCCGTCTCGCTGATCCAGCCCATCGCCATGGAAGACGGTCTGCTCTTCGCCATCCGTGAGGGTGGCCGGACCGTCGGCTCGGGCCGCGTCACCAAGATCCTCAAGTAG
- the rplE gene encoding 50S ribosomal protein L5, whose amino-acid sequence MTVTDEGTKVQPRLRARYDAEIAPELRKQFNYANVMQTPRLVKVVVNMGVGEAARDSKLIDGAIRDLSAITGQKPQVTKARKSIAQFKLREGMPIGAHVTLRGDRMWEFLDRLVSIALPRIRDFRGLNGKQFDGRGNYTFGLNEQSMFHEIDQDRIDRVRGMDITVVTTATNDEEGRVFLKLLGFPFKEN is encoded by the coding sequence ATGACTGTGACTGACGAGGGCACCAAGGTGCAGCCGCGGCTCCGCGCCCGGTACGACGCCGAGATCGCGCCCGAGCTGCGCAAGCAGTTCAACTACGCGAACGTGATGCAGACTCCGCGTCTGGTCAAGGTCGTCGTGAACATGGGTGTGGGCGAGGCCGCCCGCGACTCCAAGCTCATTGACGGCGCGATCCGTGACCTGAGCGCGATCACCGGGCAGAAGCCGCAGGTGACCAAGGCCCGCAAGTCCATCGCCCAGTTCAAGCTGCGTGAGGGCATGCCGATCGGCGCGCACGTCACGCTGCGCGGCGACCGGATGTGGGAGTTCCTGGACCGGCTGGTCAGCATCGCCCTGCCGCGTATCCGTGACTTCCGTGGTCTGAACGGCAAGCAGTTCGACGGGCGTGGCAACTACACGTTCGGTCTGAACGAGCAGTCCATGTTCCACGAGATCGACCAGGACCGGATCGATCGCGTTCGTGGTATGGACATCACGGTCGTCACCACGGCCACCAACGATGAAGAGGGGCGCGTCTTCCTGAAGCTCCTCGGTTTCCCGTTCAAGGAGAACTGA
- the rpsJ gene encoding 30S ribosomal protein S10 has protein sequence MAGQKIRIRLKAYDHEVIDSSARKIVDTVVRTGATVAGPVPLPTEKNVFCVIRSPHKYKDSREHFEMRTHKRLIDIINPTPKTVDSLMRLDLPAGVDIEIKL, from the coding sequence ATGGCGGGACAGAAGATCCGCATCCGGCTGAAGGCCTACGACCACGAGGTCATCGACAGCTCGGCCCGCAAGATCGTCGACACGGTCGTTCGGACTGGCGCGACGGTCGCGGGCCCGGTGCCGCTGCCGACGGAGAAGAACGTGTTCTGCGTCATCCGTTCGCCGCACAAGTACAAGGACAGCCGCGAGCACTTCGAGATGCGCACGCACAAGCGGTTGATCGACATCATCAACCCGACGCCGAAGACGGTGGACTCGCTGATGCGGCTTGACCTGCCGGCCGGCGTGGACATCGAGATCAAGCTCTAG
- the rplN gene encoding 50S ribosomal protein L14 produces MIQQESRLRVADNTGAKEILCIRVLGGSGRRYAGIGDVIVATVKDAIPGGNVKKGDVVKAVIVRTVKERRRPDGSYIRFDENAAVILRNDGDPRGTRIFGPVGRELRDKKFMKIISLAPEVL; encoded by the coding sequence GTGATTCAGCAGGAGTCGCGGCTGCGCGTCGCCGACAACACGGGTGCCAAGGAGATCCTCTGCATCCGTGTTCTCGGCGGGTCCGGCCGTCGTTACGCCGGCATCGGTGACGTCATCGTCGCCACCGTGAAGGACGCGATCCCCGGCGGCAACGTCAAGAAGGGCGACGTCGTCAAGGCCGTCATCGTGCGCACCGTCAAGGAGCGCCGCCGGCCGGACGGCTCGTACATCCGCTTCGACGAGAACGCCGCGGTGATCCTCCGCAACGACGGCGACCCGCGGGGCACGCGCATCTTCGGGCCGGTCGGCCGCGAGCTGCGCGACAAGAAGTTCATGAAGATCATTTCGCTGGCTCCGGAGGTGCTCTGA
- the rplB gene encoding 50S ribosomal protein L2 — protein MGIRKYKPTTPGRRGSSVADFVEITRSEPEKSLVRPLTKSGGRNNTGRITTRHKGGGHKRAYRVIDFRRHDKDGIPATVAHIEYDPNRTARIALLHYADGEKRYIIAPTKLKQGDRIENGPTADIKPGNSLELRNIPVGTVVHAIELRPGGGAKIARSAGASVQLVAREGRFAQLRMPSGEIRNVDVRCRATVGEVGNAEQSNINWGKAGRMRWKGKRPTVRGVAMNPIDHPHGGGEGKTSGGRHPVSPWGQAEGRTRRPNKESDKMIVRRRRTGKKR, from the coding sequence ATGGGAATCCGCAAGTACAAGCCGACGACACCGGGCCGCCGCGGTTCGTCTGTCGCCGACTTCGTGGAGATCACCCGGTCGGAGCCGGAGAAGTCCCTGGTGCGCCCGCTGACCAAGAGCGGCGGCCGGAACAACACCGGCCGGATCACCACCCGGCACAAGGGCGGCGGTCACAAGCGCGCCTACCGGGTGATCGACTTCCGTCGTCACGACAAGGACGGCATCCCGGCCACGGTCGCTCACATCGAGTACGACCCCAACCGCACGGCGCGCATCGCCCTTCTGCACTACGCGGACGGCGAGAAGCGCTACATCATCGCCCCGACCAAGCTCAAGCAGGGCGACCGCATCGAGAACGGCCCCACGGCCGACATCAAGCCGGGTAACAGCCTCGAGCTGCGCAACATCCCGGTCGGTACGGTTGTCCACGCGATCGAGCTGCGGCCCGGTGGCGGCGCCAAGATCGCCCGCTCGGCCGGCGCCTCGGTGCAGCTGGTCGCCCGTGAGGGCCGCTTCGCGCAGCTGCGCATGCCATCCGGCGAGATCCGCAACGTCGACGTGCGCTGCCGCGCCACCGTCGGCGAGGTCGGCAACGCCGAGCAGTCGAACATCAACTGGGGCAAGGCCGGCCGCATGCGCTGGAAGGGCAAGCGCCCGACCGTCCGTGGTGTCGCCATGAACCCGATCGACCACCCGCACGGTGGTGGTGAGGGTAAGACCTCCGGTGGTCGCCACCCGGTGAGCCCGTGGGGTCAGGCGGAGGGCCGCACCCGTCGCCCCAACAAGGAGAGCGACAAGATGATCGTTCGCCGCCGCCGTACCGGCAAGAAGCGCTGA
- the rplX gene encoding 50S ribosomal protein L24, producing MAKLKIKKGDTVQLITGRSQKNGGDRNKTGKVIAVYPDTERVLVEGINRVKRHTKEGQSGRGSKTGGIITQEAPVHISNVMLVDPETKKPTRVGVKVETVERDGKTKTVRVRYAKRSGKDL from the coding sequence ATGGCGAAGCTGAAGATCAAGAAGGGCGACACCGTCCAGCTGATCACCGGCCGTTCCCAGAAGAACGGCGGGGACCGGAACAAGACCGGCAAGGTTATCGCCGTCTACCCGGACACCGAGCGGGTCCTGGTCGAGGGCATCAACCGGGTCAAGCGCCACACCAAAGAGGGTCAGTCCGGCCGGGGTTCCAAGACCGGCGGGATCATCACTCAGGAGGCGCCGGTCCACATCAGCAACGTGATGCTGGTCGACCCCGAGACCAAGAAGCCCACCCGCGTCGGCGTCAAGGTCGAGACCGTCGAGCGTGACGGCAAGACCAAGACGGTGCGGGTTCGCTACGCCAAGCGTTCCGGTAAGGACCTGTGA
- the rpsQ gene encoding 30S ribosomal protein S17, translating to MSENTQADAPERGQRKARRGYVVSDKMDKTVVVEVEDRVKHPLYGKVIRRTTKVKVHDEANTAGVGDLVSISETRPLSATKRWRLVEILEKAK from the coding sequence ATGAGTGAGAACACCCAGGCTGACGCCCCGGAGCGTGGCCAGCGTAAGGCGCGCCGCGGCTACGTCGTCAGCGACAAGATGGACAAGACCGTGGTGGTCGAGGTCGAGGACCGGGTCAAGCACCCGCTCTACGGCAAGGTCATCCGGCGCACCACCAAGGTGAAGGTGCACGACGAGGCCAACACCGCCGGTGTCGGTGACCTGGTGTCGATCTCGGAGACCCGTCCGCTGTCGGCGACCAAGCGCTGGCGCCTGGTCGAGATTCTGGAGAAGGCCAAGTGA
- the rplC gene encoding 50S ribosomal protein L3 yields the protein MTLKTISKPTVTTVKGLLGEKLGMTQVWDANNRLVPVTVIQVGPCVVTQVRNAEGDGYPGVQIAYGAIDPRKVTKPLAGHFAKAGVTPRRHVIELRTADAAEYSLGQELTVETFEAGQTVDVSGTTKGKGWAGGMKRHGFKGLGASHGTQRKHRSPGSIGGCATPGRVFKGTRMAGRMGGERQTTQNLSVYAVDAERGLLLIKGAVPGPRGGIVLVRTAAKKG from the coding sequence ATGACTCTCAAGACGATCAGTAAGCCGACGGTGACCACCGTCAAGGGCTTGCTCGGCGAAAAGCTCGGGATGACCCAGGTCTGGGACGCGAACAACCGGCTCGTCCCGGTCACCGTCATCCAGGTGGGTCCGTGCGTCGTCACGCAGGTGCGCAACGCTGAAGGCGACGGTTACCCGGGCGTCCAGATCGCGTACGGCGCGATCGACCCGCGCAAGGTGACCAAGCCGCTGGCCGGTCACTTCGCGAAGGCCGGCGTCACGCCGCGCCGTCACGTGATCGAGCTGCGCACGGCCGACGCCGCCGAGTACAGCCTGGGCCAGGAGCTCACGGTGGAGACCTTCGAGGCCGGCCAGACGGTCGATGTCTCCGGTACCACCAAGGGCAAGGGCTGGGCGGGTGGCATGAAGCGTCACGGCTTCAAGGGCCTCGGCGCCTCGCACGGTACGCAGCGCAAGCACCGCTCCCCGGGTTCCATCGGCGGTTGCGCCACTCCGGGTCGTGTCTTCAAGGGCACCCGGATGGCCGGTCGCATGGGTGGCGAGCGCCAGACCACGCAGAACCTCAGCGTCTACGCCGTTGACGCCGAGCGCGGTCTGCTCCTGATCAAGGGTGCCGTTCCGGGGCCGCGCGGCGGCATCGTCCTGGTCCGCACCGCGGCGAAGAAGGGCTGA
- the rplD gene encoding 50S ribosomal protein L4: MATETTTKLSLDVVDGAGEKVGSVDLPAVIFDAQTNVPLIHQVVVAQLAAARQGTHDTKTRGEVRGGGKKPYRQKGTGRARQGSTRAPQFAGGGVVHGPTPRDYSQRTPKKMIAAALRGSLSDRNRHGRVHVLSELVKGDAPSTKTASKALKSLTERLNLLVVVTRTDEVGKRSLSNLDGVHVLPFDQLNAYDVLCADDVVFTKAALDSFLESPVVTKVTAKEDAK, from the coding sequence ATGGCCACCGAAACCACCACCAAGCTGAGCCTGGACGTCGTGGACGGCGCGGGTGAGAAGGTCGGCTCCGTCGATCTCCCCGCGGTCATCTTCGACGCCCAGACCAACGTGCCGCTGATCCACCAGGTCGTCGTGGCCCAGCTGGCCGCGGCTCGCCAGGGCACGCACGACACCAAGACCCGTGGCGAGGTCCGAGGCGGCGGCAAGAAGCCGTACCGCCAGAAGGGCACCGGCCGCGCCCGTCAGGGCTCGACCCGCGCCCCGCAGTTCGCCGGCGGTGGCGTCGTTCACGGCCCCACGCCGCGCGACTACTCGCAGCGCACCCCGAAGAAGATGATCGCCGCCGCGCTGCGGGGATCGCTCTCGGACCGCAACCGTCACGGTCGCGTTCACGTGCTCTCCGAGCTGGTCAAGGGCGACGCCCCCTCGACCAAGACGGCCTCGAAGGCTCTGAAGAGCCTCACCGAGCGCCTGAACCTGCTGGTCGTCGTGACCCGCACGGACGAGGTCGGCAAGCGCAGCCTGTCCAACCTGGACGGCGTGCACGTGCTGCCCTTCGACCAGCTGAACGCCTACGACGTGCTCTGCGCCGACGACGTGGTGTTCACCAAGGCCGCGCTGGACTCGTTCCTCGAGAGCCCGGTCGTCACCAAGGTCACCGCGAAGGAGGATGCCAAGTGA